The following proteins come from a genomic window of Vallitaleaceae bacterium 9-2:
- a CDS encoding rhodanese-like domain-containing protein, with protein sequence MSLFGSLLGRGTTNINVVELKEKMQRKEKGIVYLDVRTPMEFKSNHIQGFKNIPVDQVPNRINEIPKDKEIVVICQSGARSSSAARFLKQNGYDNVINVSGGMGAWSMHRL encoded by the coding sequence ATGTCATTATTTGGAAGCTTATTAGGTCGGGGAACTACAAATATTAATGTTGTTGAATTAAAAGAAAAAATGCAGCGAAAAGAAAAGGGAATTGTATACTTGGATGTACGTACTCCTATGGAATTTAAATCCAATCACATACAAGGATTCAAAAATATTCCTGTGGATCAAGTCCCTAATCGTATAAATGAAATTCCCAAAGACAAAGAAATCGTTGTCATCTGTCAATCAGGAGCGCGAAGCAGTTCCGCTGCACGCTTCTTAAAGCAAAATGGTTATGATAATGTTATCAATGTCTCTGGTGGTATGGGTGCTTGGTCAATGCACCGCTTATAA